The DNA sequence TATCACTTTAAATACACTCATAATAAAAGTTGATAAAAACTAATACTTTTACAAACAAATGAAATATGcttaaattaaactaataaataataattaacttaGGTTCATCGGTGATAAATTTATTGAGTAAATGTCCAAAATGGTCCTTGAATTTTAAATTGTTATTCAATTTAGtccttgatttttaaaaatgacCAACTAAATCCCTGAAATTCAAAAACGTGTATCTCTGTTAGTCGTTCGCAGAAGTGCCGTCTAAACGTTGCTGATGTGGAACGTGAACTGCCATGTGGGCATTCCAGCTATATGCTGATGTGTACCAAGattgaatttgattcaaattgGTATCTGGAATTGCCTAATAATACCCAAATTAGTCTATTTCAATTATAAAACCCTAATTGTCTTCTCTTCTTCGAACTGTATGTTGTGTCCTTATCTTCTTcgactctctttctcttcttcgacCTCTCTTCTTCGCCCTAAAATCAAAATTGATTTCTCATTTGTGTGAGTGATGATGGGTGGTGGCGAGAGAAGCCAAAGTAGCTCAAGTAGGAACAACTCTGCAAGCAGACCTTATGGCAACAAAGGAATGCGCAATAGGGGAGGTAAGGTCATGGCTGTGAAGAAAATGTTAAGATGGTTTCACTTTGAGTTTGGATTTACCTGCGTTTTTTACTCTGCAGTATGGAATCCATTGTAATTTTTTCGCTGGGCTGATGGATGTGAAGAACCAGCTAGTTTGTGCAACACCCATTCCACAACAAGTTTTGCATGAGTTAAATTGGAGGATGATAACCTTGGAGAGTGATGTTAAGACCGTGAATATGATGACAATGGTGCTGCTGGCTTTTGTAGTTACTTTTGGTGTTTGTTTAGGTTTTAGCTTGTTGGGGTTTATATTCAATAAATGATGATtatgttattaaattttaaatttcttaagtGGTTTATAATGTCTTGATGAATATGGAATGAAATGAAACACTAATTTTACATGAGTTCAACTCTTGATGCTGCACTTGTTCTGCTAAAATTGTGTTCAATTAAACCAGAAAGAGATAAATCAAAACATGCAACAAAGCTAATATGAAATTAATTTAACATAACATAACTAATTCCGGAATATGGAACAAGTGTTGTTTGTACTAAAGCACATTGTGCATAACATACTATCACAACCCAAAACATCATAGGCCATAACAACATTCAAAGGCTATGCATACAGGTTTCAAAGGTTACATTACAAAAAGACACATTGTTTAACTATAGCATTCAACTACAATAACATGAACTCAAAAAGCCACTACACTTTGTGTTAGTTAGACATTTTTTCTCGGTGGGTTGAATCCTGGAGTTGGAACAAATTTCAAGAAGGAGGCCAGTTTTTCAGAGGTTGCTGCACTAGCTCCCTGAATAGTCTCTCTTGAAATCTTAGTTGGATGTGGAGCAGTAGTAGCAGTGGATGAAGTTGTTCTCTTGATACTATTTAtgacgaaactaataaaaattatttgtaaattaacaaatttctatattcTTAATAAACAACAAAcgtttaattaaaaaagtttatttaaaaattttaaatttgcactagctaattaggaaactctatttaaaaatttaaaatttaaaattctaatactaattcctaattaagtgacttcttaaccgttttgatttttaaatttaaattttttttatttgtcacatttataaattttgtcTGTTTACCtcgtttacattgttattttttaaattatctcagCACAATAATAGAGGTACtctcatctttttctctctttttacttataagttattcattttcaatctctttattcaagaaaatgaaaaaaaaagattttaactgtaagttgaatttattgatcgtgagattaaacttatatttatttgaaaaaagatacttttgaaaaaaatatatattattttttgtaaaatatgtttacgtaactgaataaatgagaataaaaaggaaattaaagcagCCAATGAAAATAAAACCTATGCTATTTTACATAGACATAAGAAGACACTAATTTCATATTCAGCATTTCAGAGAGACAgaaaatacatgtttttaatgGATGTTTGTGTATGACCATGTCTTTCATCATTTTTGTCTCAGTAAACAAACACCATACATGTACTCCTATGTACTCCCGTGTCTATGTTTTGATGGATATGTATACCAAAAATAAACGTTGCCATATGTGTACTCctgtgtactttatttttttttaataatataaaaaaattgataataaaaatgtattaggtataatgtatatatatttttaatgggttaaaaaatttatttatttggtatTTTCAGGTATATATTGAAAGATGCAAGAAGTCTAAAGAGAAGCAAGATTGAAGAGAAAATTGATATTAAAGgacaaagaaaatacaaagcGGACCACAATTCAAGGTAGACttcatacaaaaaaatattttggccgaatgaaagcccataaaatacaatattttctatatattatttagctattgacaagtaataaattattaatttacattaTTTTCGTAATATATtactaaatttgtttatgaaaaaattacaggAAATTCGAGTGATGATTCCAATAATGTGCATTTTCAATCGGTGTTGTCGAACATTACAAATAGCATCAATACAGGTTgatttttggataattttttttggaacttACTTATGTGAATGTACATGcactttatgtattttgatttttttactttttattcaattataaactttaacaGAAAATATGTTCAAAAAACTAATATCTCGAGTTATCTTATTAGATAATAACCCACCACCATATCGATCAAGGTCTCCAACTACTAATCTACACTTTGTAGGTGAAAAAGAACGATGTTCCAATATTAGTGATATTAGTAATTCAGGTATCACACGCGAAGCATATGATAGCCCATGTCATCAGACAAGTCAACAACAGcttcaacaaacatcaaacaatATCGACCAGTTGCAAAGCCAGCGTATGTTAATATATACTTTTATTACTTAAAGACCAAACATTTAACTTTTCAATTGGTCTATTAAAAATAATCTTTGGtatatgctaaataattattatagattcatTGGAGTACTCAAATCGAATTAGATTGCAAAGGGATGCAAGACTGAATAGGAAGACTATGCTACTTCAAAAGAGACATAGTAAGATAAGCATAATAGATTGTAATTATCACAAAgctaaaattttacttcctttatCTTTAATACtacttttatattatatattcataactcagctgattcaaacatttaacatatattcatttttctttttttataatataaagtgCTTGATTTATTATCTCTAATGATTACAGGAGTAAGTACATCTAATTCAAATTTAGATActaaagaattagaagaagtgtgCATAGCTGAAAAAGGAAGACACCTGAGACAAAGAAAAACATTCTTGAAGGAATTGGctataaatctttcaaaaatttttgaagaagttGAGGATATTACTGAAAACATGACTATATTAAATGATTCTGTGCAAATTGAATACCCAGCCATATTCGATGTTGCTGAGAATACAGGTAATCTAAGAAGTAGCAATATCAgcactttattatttactattgttatgctttttataaacaaaaaattatcgtttagtgttcaagtttttaaaattcaaactaagatatggttatatattataatttttgtatttgaacattgATATATTGTAATTCTTATTGTTTGATTAACGTGCATGTAAAACTTAAACCTTGAGGTTGGCACAATGAAATTGTATTATatgatctcatctttttaatctataaatTACAGTCTTCggtaatcttttataaatattatttttatacttaacatggtgaaagaaagatatatttttatataaagtattttttgcaGATATAACTGAAACATAATTTATTATCTTGGTGATTATTAGATGTGATAGATATTGGTGACCCAGAATTTTTTTGTCGGCATTGCGACGCCATGATGTGGTATGAGGAGAGATCAGAGAAGTCCAAAACAGGATCCAATATTGAGTTCTCAATATGTTGTATGCGAGGGAAGGTACAACTGCCGTTTTTGCAACGTCTACCTCAGCTCTTGCAAGGTCTAATATCTGGAGCAAACCAGAGAAGCAAACACTTTAAGGATAATATAAGAACTTATAATAGCATGTTTTGCTTCACGTCCCTCGGAGGTAAAATAGAGACCTCTATCAATGATGGAAAAGGTCCTCCCCAGTTCATTGTGAGTGGACAAAACTACCACAGAATTGGAAGCTTGGTGCCAATTGAGGGACAAAGACCAAAATTTGCGCAGTTATATATTTATGATACAGAAAATGAGGTCTCAAACAGGATAGAGATTTTCAGGTTTGTATCATGCATTTCAAActgattaaaaatttatttaggtAGTTCGTACTTTGATTTTGGTTAATTATgaatactaatatttttcaatTGATGTTTTATACAGTTCaagaacaaacaacaacaacattgaCCAGTCCTTAGTTCTAGATCTCAAGGACATGATCGATCAACATAATGTTCTTGCTCACACATTTAGGATAGTGAGAAACTACCTGAATCAAGGAGATATCGCAAATATAAGGCTACGGTTGTACCGAAAAAGATCAAAGGACGTAAGAGTCTACAATTTACCATCTTCTAACGAGGTCGCAGCTCTAATAGTAGGAGATTTTGATTCTGGAGATGCAGGACGTGATATTATAGTTCAATTAAAGTCCAGACATCTGCAAAGGATTCATGAGACACACACCGCATTTATTCCTCTTCAGTACCCTATGATGTTTCCTTACGGTGAAGATGGCTACCAAGAAGACATTCCTTTGCGAGAATCTCATAGGGCtgatgaaaatagaaagagacagCGTGTGAGTTTAAGGGAGTTCATAGCATTTAGAATACAAGAGAGAAAGGTCGAGTATGCAACCATTGTCAATGGTGGAAGATTATTTCAGCAGTTCTTGGTTGATTGCTTTTCTATGATTGAAGCACAAAGGTTGACCTACTATCGAAACAACCAAACCAAGGTGAGGAGTGATATATACAAAGGGATTCAAGATGCAGTTGTTAGGGGTGAGACACGTGCTTCTAAAGCAGGTAAACGTATCATCCTACCTGCGTCCTTCACTGGTGGCATGAGATACATGTTTAATAATTGTCAAGATGCTATGGCAATTTGTAAGAAATATGGATATCCAGACCTCTTCATCACAATGACATGTAATTCAAGTTGGCAAGAGATTGGCAGGGTTAACAATCCAAGGAACTTAAAGGTTGAAGACCGGCCGGATATATCGTGTAGAGTATTCAAAATTAAGCTTGACATGATAATCTCGGATCTTAAGCAAGGAATTCCATTTGGAGTGCTAGATGCAGGTATTGCTCATCATCCAAccttattttttgagaaatattcCTTTagattgttataaaataaatggcaaaatattttcttacttaacatattgttgattttttattatcacCCTTAATTTATCAAAGCACATACATAAAATAGATAGTTTAAAtataacatataatttttttttgtctttttggtaTAAGGGATGTATACGGTAGAATTCCAAAAAAGAGGTCTACCACATGCTCACATtcttttatggttaagtggagacCATAAGATAACAACGACAACTCAAATTGATCAGTTAATATCTTCAGAGTTGCCAGATCCTGTTCAGCACCCAAAATTGTTTAGAGCTGTATCTACATATATGATTCATGGACCAAGTGGTAGAGcattttcaaaatcttcctgCATGAAAGATGGGTACTGCACCAAATATTATCCCAAGACATTCAGTAAAACCACAGTTATCGATGATAGTGGATACCCATCATATAGAAGACGAGACACAGGGGTGGTTACTGAGAAGAAGGGAGTCCATATGGATAATAGAAATGTGGTTCCATACAATGCATATCTGCTGATGTCTTATCAAGCGCATGTTAAtgtagagtactgcaacaagtcgAATGCTATCAAATATTTGTTCAAGTACATGAATAAAGGTCCAGACAGGGTAGCAGTTGGAGTTACAAAGGAAGCTTCCAGTGGAGAGGATGCTCAAGTTATTGATGAGATCAAACAATTTTATGATTGCAGATATTTGTCTGCATGTGAGGCTGTGTGGAGAACCTTAGCGTATGATATTCATCAAAGGTGGCCTTCAGTGATGAGATTAACCTTTCATTTGCCTGGAGagcaaaatatcatctttaaagatgatgACGATCTTGAAGAAAtcgtggaagaagaggaaggaaaatgtaCAATGTTCTTAGTATGGATGGAGGCCAATGTAAAATTTGAAGCAGGTCAAACTTTGACGTATGCTGAGtttccaaatcaatttgtttatgatagagaATCAAGGGAATGGCATCCACGCAAAAGAGGGTATTCTATCGGGAGGTTAAATTATGTTCCACCGGGTACAGgtgatatttattatatgagaattttgttagCTGTTCAGAGAGGTTGCACAACATATGAGTCTATTAGGACAGTTAATGGAATTACATATTCTAGCTTCCAAGATGCTTGCTATTCCATGGGACTACTGTGCGATGATAGGGAATTCATTGCAGCTATTAATGAGGTAGCTGAACTTGCATCtggtcatcaattgagaaaaTTATTTGCGATGCTACTGATATCTAATAGCATTAGCAACCCAGAGCGTGTTTGGAATGCAACTTGGACATTATTAGCTGATGGAATACTATATGAGAGGAGAAAAGCTTTGAAAAACCAAggtattttactatgtctttttttttatatcaagattgtattctcttattatctttatttttgttaataatattaatagttttattttagaattacttattaaatatttcataaaaccACTATGTGCTTTTTCTAGGACTAAACATGACTGATGACGAATTGAAAAACCTCTGCcttattgagattgagaagataCTCAACAACAATGCGAGATCTTTAAGAGACTATCAATTAATGCCATATCCTGAGATGTCTCATGTTCGCCTTATTCAGAATAAGCTAATAAAGGAGGAGTTAGCATATGACACAAATGACTTTACTCATACAAACTTATATACAGAACAAAAGATGACTCATGAGCAAAGGTTAGTATTTGATGAGATACTCAATGCTGTTATTACAGACTCTGGTGGTTTTTACTTCGTTTATGGGCATGGTGGGTGTGGTAAGACATTTATTTGGAATGGACTTTCTTCTGCTATTCGGTCTAGAGGAAAAATCATTTTAAATGTCGCATCCAGTGGAATTGCTTCTTTACTCCTACCTGGTGGCAGAACGGCTCATTCTAGATTTTCAATACCCATTACAATTACTGATGAATCTACTTGCAACATCAAGCATGGCAGTTTGAAGGCTGAGCTGCTCATCCAAAGTAGCTTAATAATTTGGGATGAAGCTCCAATGCTCAATAAAATGTGCTTTGAAGCACTTGATTGGACGCTCAGGGATCTTATGTCAGTTAccgatcaacataagacacatcaactatttggtggtaaggttgttgttctaggaggtgatttcagacagatacttccGGTGATTCCGAAAGGAAGTAGACACGATATATTGGCATCTgctattaactcatcccatcTGTGGTCATTTTATAAGGTTTTGAAACTGCATACGaatatgaggcttctaatgtcttcttcggatctagatgaaggtgaaatgaagagatttgctaattggatacttgatgttggaaatgaaaatattggctctgttgttggtgatgaatcagaagttgaaattccaaatgatctattgattacaactactgatgaccctctctctcatttggtagactttgcatatccaaatttgttgcaaaacatgtcagattacaggtattttcagagtagggcaattcttgcacccacgcttgagagtgtcgagaaggtaaacgattttgtcttgacaatctttccagggatggaaaaggagtatttgagatctgacacaacatgtcaagctgatgagaatgaagatatacaacaagagtggttcacaccagagttcctaaatgatatcaaatgttcgggactaccaaatcacaagttgactttgaagtcaggagtcgctgtaatgctactgcgaaacatagaccaaacttcaggtttatgcaacgggacaagattaatagttaacgaaCTTGGCAGCAACCTAATTGGAGTGACGGCAGTGGCCggtagaaatattggagataaagtatacattccaagaatgaacttgatcccttcagattcaggattgccatttaagttccaacggagacaatttccattgacagtatgctttgcaatgaccattaacaagagtcagggtcaatcattatcacatgtagggCTTTATTTGCTAAAATCAGTGTTCACCCATagacaactttatgttgctttgtcaagagttaagagtcgcagtggcctcagggttttaattctagacgaagacggtaatccaaagtcatcaacaacaaatgtcgtgttcaaagaggtttttaataatatttaggtaagaataatattatttttattttaatagcatgttatgatttatacttttgtacaaatatttactatagatataactaatttatctataactcttttttcagatttgaaatgaaatgtgtaacaaggagcacaacatcctataccaattgcttttctaatgaagttagtaagatactaggttatcgatcgataaatttttattagctttttatataaaatttagtgtaaaattaacatgctattattacagttatatatgttcttatttttttcatgtctccctccttatggtttaagaatattataaacttcaaactcttctatttatattttactttgaataaagataaaacaacatatttaacacgtttattatataacgacgatgatagtgttatactaaatttaaaaaaacatatgattataaaatattatttttaatttaacttatcaaatttaaatataagcccgtgcatcgcacgggtttaacactagttAGTCAAAACAATTGTAAAGGTTTATGTCAACAATGTTGTGGTCTCCACCACATTCGTTGCTTATAAATTGTTAATCGAGCATATTCAAAACGTCAACATTTTTAACATAATAGTCTATATAAGTAAAGTAAATTTAAAGGTAAACTATTATTTAAAAACTTAATATTCACTTACGTCACTCTTATtcacttttttaaattattattaacttgAACGTCAAAATATCTTTTACAAAATTTATCTCATCTAGTATTTTTTAGAGTTTgacatatagtttatttataaaaaagacaagatgaaatttttctaaaaataattagatataCTTAGAACAAATTCTTTATACAAAAATAACTTCAATTtaacaatttatatatataaattaaactaaacaGAATATGTctaaccaaaaatagaaaaataaattgaacagagtGTTTAAAAGTGAAACAAAAACAGTCTTGCTTGAGATTTTCAAGCATTATTTAGTGGATTTGAACTTTTCATCgttaagaaaattataaaagataaattgagAAGTTAGTCACTTCTAATCAACAATGATTTCATTAAAAAGTGGGTCATgcaaaatgataaaattaaaacatgattATTATTTACTAAGATTATTATTTTATAAgtgatttttatttgattatttttaaccCGTTGAGGACTCAAATATAATAACCAGCAAAGTTGTCCTCACAGTGCGATAAGTTGCATAATGTCAGCTTAGGGTTTGAAAGGAAAATACCTTCATGAGTGTTAGGTTAAATCTAACAATTTATCACTTTAAATACACTCATAATAAAAGTTGATAAAAACTAATACTTTTACAAACAAATGAAATATGcttaaattaaactaataaataataattaacttaGGTTCATCGGTGATAAATTTATTGAGTAAATGTCCAAAATGGTCCTTGAATTTTAAATTGTTATTCAATTTAGtccttgatttttaaaaatgacCAACTAAATCCCTGAAATTCAAAAACGTGCATCTCTGTTAGTCCTTCGCAGAAGTGCCGTCTAAACGTTGCTGATGTGGAACGTGAACTGCCATGTGGGCATTCCAGCTATATGCTGATGTGTACCAAGattgaatttgattcaaattgGTATCTGGAATTGCCTAATAATACCCAAATTAGTCCATTTCAATTATAAAACCCTAATTGTCTTCTCTTCTTCGAACTGTATGTTGTGTCCTTATCTTCTTcgactctctttctcttcttcgacCTCTCTTCTTCGCCCTAAAACCCAAATTGATTTCTCATTTGTGTGAGTGATGATGGGTGGTGGCGAGAGAAGCCAAAGTAGCTCAAGTAGGAACAATTCTGCAAGCAGACCTTATGGCAACAAAGGAATGCGCAATAGGGGAGGTAAGAACGCCGTTTTCTGCAATTGCGGGCTTCGAACGGTGATTAAGTACTCAACGACGGCAGAAAATTCTGATAGACCATTTTATGATTGTCCGAACTATGAGGTAAGGTTATGGCTGTGAAGAAAATGTTAAGATGGTTTCACTTTGAGTTTGGATTCACCTGCGTTTTTTACTCTGCAGTATGGAATCCATTGTAATTTTTTCGCTGGGCTGATGGATGTGAAGAACCAGCTAGTTTGTGCAACACCCATTCCACAACAAGTTTTGCATGAGTTAAATTGGAGGATGATAACCTTGGAGAGTGATGTTAAGACCGTGAATATGATGACAATGGTGCTGCTGGCTTTTGTAGTTACTTTTGGTGTTTGTTTAGGTTTTAGCTTGTTGGGGTTTATATTCAATAAATGGTGATtatgttattaaattttaaatttcttaagtGGTTTATAATTTCTTGATGAATATGGAATGAAATGAAACACTAATTTTACACGAGTTCAACTCTTGATGCTGCACTTGTTCTGCTAAAATTGTGTTCAATTAAACCAGAAAGAGATAAATCAAAACATGCAACAAAGCTAATATGAAATTAATTTAACATAACATAACTAATTCCGGAATATGGAACAAGTGTTGTTTGTGCTAAAGCACATTGTGCATAACATACTATCACAACCCAAAACATCATAGGCCATAACAACATTCAAAGGCTATGCATACAGGTTTCAAAGGTTACATTACAAAAAGACACATTGTTTAACTATAGCATTCAACTACAACAACATGAACTCAAAAAGCCACTACACTTTGTGCTAGTTAGACATTTTTTCTCGGTGGGTTGAATCCTGGAGTTGGAACAAATTTCAAGAAGGAGGCCAGTTTTTCAGAGGTTGCTGCACTAGCTCCCTGAATAGTCTCTCTTGAAATCTTAGTTGGATGTGGAGCAGTAGTAGCAGTGGATGAAGTTATTCTCTTGATAGGGAGTTTGTTGCACCTCTCACTTTTAGTTCTCAGAAGCCCTTTCTTGGCATTCTTTGTAGTCTTTACAGCCAGTGAtagcaataacaacaataaaaagtgTCATTATATGGATGATGACCCTGTCAAGAATCATATTAGCTGACCAAAAACATATCCTCTCAAGTTAACAAGAAAATGGATTTGTTTCCAAATTGATTAACTCAAGCTCTAATTTTGATAAATGTTTTTAATACTATTAATACTTGAGTTGCAGGTCCTTATTCAGCTCCTAGACCCCCTTCAGCAGTAACTTTTGTTTGAGTTTCAGTTTGTCCTCCTTCAGCACCAACCTCACATTTTGCACTAACAACCTCACCTTCGTTACCTTTAGCACCAACGTCACCCTCATTTACAGCATCTTCAGCAACCTTTGCAGCAGCTGCTAGCTCATCAGCCTTTTGTTTTTTTGCTATTTTATAACTCCTTGTTGTGTAACCAACATCTCCACATGTCCCATAAGTGAATTTGCCATATTTTCTCTTCAATTTTATTGCAGTGCGCTCTTGGTTCCTCCGAACAGGTGCCTCATGTGCATCTTTTTTCCTTACATAATGTGATGGCCTGCCACGGGACTTGCTCCTTACAGGTGGTAAGCAATGGAGGTATTGTGAGATTTTCCACAACTATTGGCCTCTTACCGGGTTGATATGGTATTCATAAGTCTTGTTGTATGAGCCCATTGTTAGTCATGCATGGACATAATTCTCGGGTCTACCATTCATGACTGAAATTGCAGCTATTGCATGACAACAAGGTAACCCTAGCAAATAATAAATTTGAGTAACTAAGTGTGTTGATAGGTATGCTACCGTgcaattacataaaaaataaaacaaaatattactTACCCGATAACTGCCAAGACATGCAGCTACATGTTTGATTTTCCAAATCAACCACCACATTATGTGGTTCACCATGCACTTCAAACATGACTTCAGCCGCATCTCTAGACCATATTGGTGTATGATACCTGCTGTAATACCTCTCCTTCGCAAGTCTACTTTGTTGAATCGGAGGTAAGTGTCCCACATGGCTAGAGAGTTTCAGTTTGTTCCTTGCCATACTAGTCATGGCATACCTCCTAATCTCCTCCAGTAAAGTCAAGACGGCCTTGCATCTATATGGTTTGGTGGCAGCGTTGAACACTTCGCACATGTTGTTACACACATTGTCAACCTTTGGAAAGTCTTTGTAGTGAGCCCTGGTCCATGCCCGCCTAGGAAACTTGTCTAAATATGCCCACGCCTTCTCATTTATCCTCTTTATAGACTGCATATGCCCGTTGAATTCCTGGACAGTCATTGCTCTAACACACTTCCAAAGTAAACTCTTCAAGTGTGAGTCCTTCCATTGTTTTTAAAAGTTTTGCCAAAGGTGCCACACACAGAAGCGATGATGCGCACCTGGCATAACCTCGCGCAATGCTGGGATCAGACCCTACAAGATAACAAAATAGTCACTAAAAAACCTGAGCAAATAACAAATTCTGCAATTGGAATAACAATAGTATACTAAATGAAGTTGATAGTACAAATCCAGCAAGGCTAATCAAGTTTCTAACCAAGTTTCTATACTATACAAATCCAGCAAGGCTAGTACAAATCCAGCAAGGCTAGTACAATGCTATTTGAAacgaattgaatttaaaatgaattattttgtttggaatcaattattaatataaaatagtcCTTCGAATTGTGTTCATTAATTCAAAATGGTCCTTAAAATCATATAACGTGCCTCTAATTGAAGCATATAGGTTACCTTCTGCATGTCAAAGATGAAGCACCAACCATGCTCTGTCTGATCTCCAATGTCTTCATGCAAGAACTCCAAGAACCACTTCCAGTTGTATTTGTTCTCAACATGAACAATTGCCCATGCAATTGGGTACACATGATTATTTGCGTCCTGACCCATGGCGCACAGCAGCCAACCTCCATAATAGGTCTTCAAAAAAGCCCCATCAAGACCTACCAAGAGTCTACAGCCACCCACAAAACCTTTC is a window from the Arachis hypogaea cultivar Tifrunner chromosome 17, arahy.Tifrunner.gnm2.J5K5, whole genome shotgun sequence genome containing:
- the LOC112762663 gene encoding uncharacterized protein — protein: MGGGERSQSSSSRNNSASRPYGNKGMRNRGGNSSDDSNNVHFQSVLSNITNSINTGEKERCSNISDISNSGITREAYDSPCHQTSQQQLQQTSNNIDQLQSQRVSTSNSNLDTKELEEVCIAEKGRHLRQRKTFLKELAINLSKIFEEVEDITENMTILNDSVQIEYPAIFDVAENTDVIDIGDPEFFCRHCDAMMWYEERSEKSKTGSNIEFSICCMRGKVQLPFLQRLPQLLQGLISGANQRSKHFKDNIRTYNSMFCFTSLGGKIETSINDGKGPPQFIVSGQNYHRIGSLVPIEGQRPKFAQLYIYDTENEVSNRIEIFSSRTNNNNIDQSLVLDLKDMIDQHNVLAHTFRIVRNYLNQGDIANIRLRLYRKRSKDVRVYNLPSSNEVAALIVGDFDSGDAGRDIIVQLKSRHLQRIHETHTAFIPLQYPMMFPYGEDGYQEDIPLRESHRADENRKRQRVSLREFIAFRIQERKVEYATIVNGGRLFQQFLVDCFSMIEAQRLTYYRNNQTKVRSDIYKGIQDAVVRGETRASKAGKRIILPASFTGGMRYMFNNCQDAMAICKKYGYPDLFITMTCNSSWQEIGRVNNPRNLKVEDRPDISCRVFKIKLDMIISDLKQGIPFGVLDAGMYTVEFQKRGLPHAHILLWLSGDHKITTTTQIDQLISSELPDPVQHPKLFRAVSTYMIHGPSGRAFSKSSCMKDGYCTKYYPKTFSKTTVIDDSGYPSYRRRDTGVVTEKKGVHMDNRNVVPYNAYLLMSYQAHVNVEYCNKSNAIKYLFKYMNKGPDRVAVGVTKEASSGEDAQVIDEIKQFYDCRYLSACEAVWRTLAYDIHQRWPSVMRLTFHLPGEQNIIFKDDDDLEEIVEEEEGKCTMFLVWMEANVKFEAGQTLTYAEFPNQFVYDRESREWHPRKRGYSIGRLNYVPPGTGDIYYMRILLAVQRGCTTYESIRTVNGITYSSFQDACYSMGLLCDDREFIAAINEVAELASGHQLRKLFAMLLISNSISNPERVWNATWTLLADGILYERRKALKNQGLNMTDDELKNLCLIEIEKILNNNARSLRDYQLMPYPEMSHVRLIQNKLIKEELAYDTNDFTHTNLYTEQKMTHEQRLVFDEILNAVITDSGGFYFVYGHGGCGKTFIWNGLSSAIRSRGKIILNVASSGIASLLLPGGRTAHSRFSIPITITDESTCNIKHGSLKAELLIQSSLIIWDEAPMLNKMCFEALDWTLRDLIYMLMCTKIEFDSNWYLELPNNTQISPFQL